In Odocoileus virginianus isolate 20LAN1187 ecotype Illinois chromosome 5, Ovbor_1.2, whole genome shotgun sequence, a single window of DNA contains:
- the NHLH1 gene encoding helix-loop-helix protein 1 has protein sequence MMLNSDTMELDLPLTHSEAESGFSDCGGGAGPDGAGPGGPRGGPARGLEPAEPGRKDLQHLSREERRRRRRATAKYRTAHATRERIRVEAFNLAFAELRKLLPTLPPDKKLSKIEILRLAICYISYLNHVLDV, from the coding sequence ATGATGCTCAACTCAGACACCATGGAGCTGGACCTGCCCCTCACCCACTCGGAGGCCGAGTCCGGCTTCAGCGactgtgggggcggggcgggccccGACGGGGCGGGGCCCGGGGGGCCGCGAGGGGGCCCGGCCCGGGGCCTGGAGCCCGCAGAGCCGGGCCGGAAAGACCTGCAGCACTTGAGCCGCGAGGAGCGCCGGCGCCGGCGGCGCGCCACGGCCAAGTACCGCACGGCCCACGCTACGCGGGAACGGATCCGTGTGGAAGCCTTCAACCTGGCCTTCGCCGAGCTGCGCAAGCTGCTGCCCACGCTGCCCCCCGACAAGAAGCTTTCCAAGATTGAGATCCTGCGCCTGGCCATCTGCTACATCTCCTACCTGAACCACGTGCTGGACGTGTGA
- the NCSTN gene encoding nicastrin: MATAGGGSVADPGSRSLLRLLSFCVLLAGLCEGNSVERKIYIPLNKTAPCVRLLNATHQIGCQSSISGDTGVIHVVEKKEDLQWVLTDGPNPPYVVLLEGTLFTRDVMEKLKGRSGRIAGLAVSLAKPSPASGLSPSVQCPNDGFGVYSNSYGSQFAHCRAFQWNKVGDGLAYEDFSFPIFLLEDENETNVVKQCYRDHNLGQNGSAPAFPLCAMQLFSHMHAVISTVTCMRRSFIQSSFSINPEIVCDPLSDYNVWSMLKPINVSGTLEPGDRVVVAATRLDSRSFFWNVAPGAESAVASFVTQLAAAEALQKAPDVTTLPRNVMFVFFQGEIFDYIGSSRMVYDMENGKFPVQLENIEAFVELGQVALRNSLELWMHTDPMSQKNETVLNQVEALLSTLEKSGAAVPAVVLRRLNQSQPLPPSSLQRFLRARNISGVVLADHSASFHNLYYQSVYDTAENINVTYPEGQSPEEDLNFVTDTAKALADVATVLARALYQLAGGTSFSDTIEADPHTVTRLLYGFLVRANNSWFQSILRPDLRPYLGDGPLQHYIAVSSPTNTTYVVQYALANLTGKVIDLTREQCQDPSQVPTEDKDLYEYAWVQGPLDANETDRLPRCVRSTARLARALSPAFELKQWGSTEYSTWTESRWKDIRARIFLIASKELEFITLIVGFGILVFSLIVTYCINAKADVLFITPREPGSVSY; this comes from the exons GTTTGTGCGAAGGAAACTCAGTGGAGAGGAAGATCTACATCCCCTTAAATAAAACAGCTCCCTGTGTCCGTCTGCTTAATGCTACCCATCAGATTGGCTGCCAGT CTTCCATTAGTGGGGACACAGGGGTTATCCACGTAGTAGAGAAGAAAGAGGACCTGCAGTGGGTGTTGACTGACGGCCCTAACCCCCCTTACGTGGTTCTGCTAGAGGGCACACTCTTTACCAG GGATGTGATGGAGAAGCTGAAGGGGAGATCCGGCCGAATTGCTGGTCTTGCAGTGTCTTTAGCCAAGCCCAGTCCTGCCTCAGGCTTGTCTCCCAGTGTGCAATGCCCCAATGATGGGTTTG GTGTTTACTCCAACTCTTACGGGTCACAGTTTGCTCACTGCAGAGCCTTTCAGTGGAACAAGGTGGGCGACGGCTTGGCTTATGAAgacttcagtttccccatttttcttcttgaagatgaaaatgaaactaaTGTCGTTAAGCAG TGCTACCGAGATCACAACCTGGGTCAGAACGGCTCGGCGCCGGCCTTCCCACTGTGTGCCATGCAGCTCTTCTCACACATGCACGCCGTCATCAGCACCGTCACCTGCATGCGACGCAGCTTCATCCAGAGCTCATTCAGCATCAACCCAG AGATCGTCTGTGACCCACTGTCCGACTACAACGTGTGGAGCATGCTGAAGCCTATAAATGTATCTGGGACGCTGGAGCCGGGCGACAGGGTTGTGGTGGCTGCCACCCGA CTGGACAGTCGTTCTTTTTTCTGGAATGTGGCCCCAGGGGCTGAAAGCGCAGTCGCCTCCTTCGTCACGCAGCTGGCTGCAGCCGAAGCTCTGCAGAAGGCACCTGATGTGACCACCTTGCCCCGCAACGTCATGTTTGTCTTCTTCCAAGGG GAAATCTTTGACTACATCGGCAGCTCGAGGATGGTCTACGACATGGAGAATGGCAAGTTCCCTGTGCAGCTCGAGAATATTGAAGCGTTTGTGGAGCTGGGACAG GTGGCCTTAAGAAACTCACTAGAGCTTTGGATGCACACAGACCCCATGtctcagaaaaatgaaactgtacTAAACCAG GTGGAGGCGCTCCTGAGCACCCTGGAGAAGAGTGGCGCTGCTGTCCCTGCCGTCGTCCTCAGGAGGCTGAACCAGTCCCAGCCTCTGCCACCATCTTCTCTGCAGCGATTTCTTCGAGCTCGAAACATCTCTGGCGTTGTTCTTGCTGACCACTCTGCTTCCTTCCATAACCT CTATTACCAAAGCGTTTACGACACCGCGGAAAACATTAACGTGACCTACCCTGAAGGGCAGAGTCCTGAGGAGGACCTGAACTTTGTGACAGACACGGCCAAG GCTCTGGCAGATGTGGCCACAGTGCTGGCACGCGCACTGTACCAGCTCGCAGGAGGAACCAGCTTCAGTGACACCATAGAGGCTGATCCCCACACG GTTACCCGCCTGCTCTATGGGTTCCTGGTTAGAGCCAACAACTCGTGGTTCCAGTCTATTCTCAGGCCGGACCTAAGGCCCTACTTGG GTGATGGGCCTCTTCAGCATTACATCGCCGTCTCCAGCCCCACCAACACCACTTACGTTGTACAGTACGCCTTGGCCAACTTGACTGGCAAGGTGATCGACCTCACCCGGGAGCAGTGCCAGGACCCAAGTCAAGTCCCCACTGAAGACAAGGAT CTGTACGAATATGCCTGGGTTCAGGGCCCTTTGGACGCCAATGAGACGGACCGGCTCCCCCGGTGCGTGCGCTCCACGGCACGCCTGGCCAGGGCCTTGTCCCCTGCCTTTGAGCTGAAGCAGTGGGGCTCCACCGAGTACTCGACATGGACCGAGAGCCGCTGGAAAGACATCCGCGCCCGGATATTTCTTATAGCCAGCAAAGAGCTGGAG TTTATCACCCTGATAGTGGGCTTCGGCATCCTCGTCTTTTCTCTCATCGTCACCTACTGCATCAATGCCAAAGccgatgtccttttcatcactcCCCGGGAGCCAGGATCTGTGTCTTACTGA